Part of the Candidatus Hydrogenedentota bacterium genome, CGATTTCGGTATTCGATTCGCGCCTGATCGTCGATCACTTCTTGCTCACTGATTTCTGTGCGCATCCCGCCGGACAGTTCCAGGCTGTGAATCGATTCGCCCGGACACTTCAGAAGTTGCGCGATATCGTGAAACCCCTTCAGTTCCACCAACTGCGCGCCTTTTCCCTCGTATGCAAGTGTCCAAATTGCCCCGTCGTTTACGAAACGGTTACCCGGTGATTGGGCGGTATCCGCGGGGCGGGCGGCTTGGGGCTCCCTGGTGGTTACGGCTTTCCGGACGTCGAAGTCGATGAGCCCCGTACGCCGCAGAATGCCCGGCATATGCCCTGCATCGTCTCGGTTGCGAAACGGCTCAACCTGAATGGCCCAGCGAATGGCTTCTCCGAGATCCGGCTCGCGGCCAAACGCAATTCTCCAGCAGTACACACGTTGAAAATGGTCGTAGGCGCGTTGCGCACCTTCGGCATCGTTAGCCATAGCGCAACACGCGGCACGATAGGCGCCGAAATTGACGACGTAGTCGCCGGCTGCCTGCAACAGGGGGTAGGCCTCTGCGTAGGATCGATCCATAAAGAGGCTCCACCCGACAATACCCTGGTACCAGCCGCCGTGGAGCGGATTCGAGCGAATCGCCTTCCGGGCGAGCTCTGCCGCTTCCACAAACTCGCCGCCAAAGAGTTTGGCGAGCGCTATCTGAATCAGCACGTTCGCGTCATTCGGATTCAGACTCAATGCACGGGCCGCATGGTGGTCGGCGCGGTCGTGCTCGTGTCGATACCGATGCACGCGCGCGAGAACTGCGTGTACCATCGCATCCGTGTCGTCCAGTTCCACGGCCTTGGCCGCGTAAACAAACGCATTCTTCTCGTTCTCGTTAAACAAATGCCATGCCTGGCACGACCATTCGTTAAAATACGAAAGCGAGAGGCCGGCGTAGGCGCGCGAGAAGCGGGGTTCGGTTTCCAACGCCGCTTCGAATAGCGGGCGCGATTCTTCGTCTCCGTCCAGCGTCCCGCGCCGCAGGCACTCCATGCCGCGCAAATAGTAGTCGTATGCGGCGAGATCGTCGCCGGTACGCTGCTTCGCACGATTCAGATGGCTCTCATCGATTTGAACCGACAGCGTGCTGGCGATGGTCGCGATGATCTCATCTTGAACCGCGAAAACTTCTTCCAGCGGGAAATCGAAGCGGCGCGCCCAGACCACGTGGGATGAATCGGCCTGAACGAGCTGAACGCTAACCCGAATCGCGGATACGTCTCGCCGTACGCTCCCATGAATGAGGTAGTCCAAGCCCCACTCGCGCGCGACTTCTTCCACCATGCGTCCACTTCCGATCAATGCCGTAATACTCTGGCTGGCCACGACCCGAAACGCCTGAAACCGGGTAAGTTCGCCGATCAGATCCTCCGTGAATCCAGTCACAAAGTAGTCGAAATCATCTTGCTTGGCGGTGTTTCGGAGTGGAATGACCGCAATTGAGATATGGTCCTGGCCCATGATCAACATCCACGACTGCGGGTTAAACGACTGCCACCGGTTTGTGCAGGTACAGCGGAGCAAATCCTATGGGAAGGATGGTCAAAACACAAGGTCCCGTTCGATCTGTCTGTGTCGGTCAGGAAATGCGGCAGGCGGTGGTTGAGTTGTACAGCACCGCGTATGGGAGGATTCCGTTCACGAATCGAAATGGAATGTGCGGTTCACGTGCAACGGGGTTCGACGCCACAATCTTCGGTAAGTGTGAGTTCTTGCTGTAGAACCTCTAAGGAACCATGCAAAGTCTTGATGGCGGCGGGTATAGTCCTGATGCCGCAAATCACATACGTTATTGTAAATAAATGACTTAATGGTGGAGGCGGCGGGAATGCGCCAGAGGCGCACAAGTCGAACTTTACCCGCCTCCGGCGGGCCACGTCTGCAAGCTTTTTAGCCCCAGCGGTCTACAGCGCAAGCCACTGATACAAGACGGATTGATTTTGCCTCAGCACTCATCACGCTCTACGCTACAGGGAACGATGTTACAGTATAGTGCTCCCGTTCGGCCTCCGCGAAAATGAGTGCGTCAACCGGTTAATTGCGAATTGGCATTAGTAAACGACTTTTCTCTTCCTCTTTGTCTACCACAGCCGTTTATTCGCAAAAGCGTTCCCAGAACTGGATTTCAGGTAACGCTCAAAACCGACCGCGTTCTGTTTTTCCGAGAATGCTACGTATGTTACCAACTTCCATGGACAAAACTTCGAGGTGTGCGGAGAGGGTCCCGCGTTATGACCGTGGATGCGTTGTTTCAGGTCATCGGTGAGGCCGATGTGACGCTGCTTTGGGTGGGATTCGCTTATGAGTAAGTAGACATAGGTCATTGATTCGCCCACTCGCTTGCCGAACGCGTTTCCATTGCCTAAGTAGTCCGAACAGATCGGTTTAGACTGCTCGAGACAACTCGGCTTGCCATCCGAAGCTCGCTGGCGAACGTGATTAGCCCTCCTTCGCCAATGCTTCGTAGGGCACCATTCTTCACTCTCCTTCGAGTCGAGCGAAGGATGGTGGAGGCGGCGGGAATCGAACCCGCGTCCGAGAGTGCATCGACATAAACGTCTACGTGCGTAGCCTTTTAATTAGGATTCGCCACCGTGCGCCGCGTCAGGCGCGCTGCGCAAGGCCGCTAGGTGAAGTCGGTACTCTCCTCCGGAGTCTTCAACCACACTCCGGACTCAAGACCCGCTGTCGTCGCCTTAGTCCCCCTAGCAGGTAGTCGAGGGTAAGACGCGTCGCGTTAAGTTACGCGGCGAGTGCCAATGGTTCGTTGGCAGTTAGATTGTGATCGGCTTTTTACGAGGCCAACCGATCAACCTCGGCACGCAGTCCATGCTTCATCACCCCCGTCGAAACCTGGTCGCCCCCACAATGGGAAGGATTCGGTCCGAACGGAGCCAAGCCATATAAGACTTGCTGAATGCTATTATGCC contains:
- a CDS encoding GIY-YIG nuclease family protein; the encoded protein is MTYVYLLISESHPKQRHIGLTDDLKQRIHGHNAGPSPHTSKFCPWKLVTYVAFSEKQNAVGFERYLKSSSGNAFANKRLW